In Leptolyngbya sp. NIES-2104, the genomic window CTCAAGTCCCGTCTCCGGTCGCTGCCTCTCCCGCTCCGACCCTAACGACTCCAAAACCCACGATTCCTGCTGCAACCGTGTCTCCTTCTGTTGCTCCAACAGACCCGATCGTCAAACCTACACCCGTCGAGAAGCCTGCTCCTGTGGTGAAAACGCTCTACGGTCATTTGCCTTATCAAGAAGATGATCCGGCTCGATTGATCACGTTTGGAAAATATGTTCGTGGCTCTTATGAGCGACCAGAATCACTGGATCTTGAAGCAGCGGAAGCGTTCAAACAAATGGTAGCACTGGCACAATCTCAGGGTGTGAGCTTGATGCCGATTTCGGGATTTCGGACGATCGCGGATCAAAAAATTCTATTTGCGCGACAAATTGAACGGCGCGGAAGTGCGGAAGCGGCGGCGCGATTGAGTGCACCACCGGGACACAGTGAACATCACACCGGATACGCGATCGATATTGCCGACCAACAACAGCCCGACACAGATTTAAAGTACAGCTTTGAGCAAACGAAAGCTTATCAATGGTTGAATGCGAACGCTTATCAGTTCGGTTTTGAGCAATCGTTTCCGAAAAATAACTGGCAAGGCGTGAGTAATGAACCGTGGCACTGGCGATATGTAGTATCACCGAGAGCGGCTCAAATTTTTGCGATCGCGAAAGGGGGCGATCGAGCCAATTAGATGAAAAGTTGTCTTCAACGACTGGTGTAGTAATTGCGGGTGCCTTTGGCATCAATCGCTTCTCCTAATCGTTGCAGTGCGTGAACATAAGCCGCCGTTCGAATTGAGATTGAAAGTTCTTGCGCGATCGACCAAATTCGCTCAGCTTCCTCGACCATTTTCCGCTGTAGTGATTGATTGACTTCTCCTAATGTCCAGTACAATCCATTCCGGTTCTGTACCCATTCAAAGTAGCTCACCGTAACACCGCCCGCATTCACGAGAATATCTGGGAACACATAGATGCCTTTGTCCTCTAAAATTGC contains:
- a CDS encoding D-alanyl-D-alanine carboxypeptidase family protein; this translates as MKVQISLAQLRNLGIAIATAAIVIAIGWVMQPEENAVTQVPSPVAASPAPTLTTPKPTIPAATVSPSVAPTDPIVKPTPVEKPAPVVKTLYGHLPYQEDDPARLITFGKYVRGSYERPESLDLEAAEAFKQMVALAQSQGVSLMPISGFRTIADQKILFARQIERRGSAEAAARLSAPPGHSEHHTGYAIDIADQQQPDTDLKYSFEQTKAYQWLNANAYQFGFEQSFPKNNWQGVSNEPWHWRYVVSPRAAQIFAIAKGGDRAN